In the genome of Populus trichocarpa isolate Nisqually-1 chromosome 6, P.trichocarpa_v4.1, whole genome shotgun sequence, one region contains:
- the LOC18100411 gene encoding pentatricopeptide repeat-containing protein At1g60770: MAMPQLYGRTKSVTKRSKKYLEEALYVRLFKEGSSEVSVRQQLNQFLKSSKRVFKWEVGDTIKKLRSRNLYYPAVKLSETMSSRGMNKTVSDQAIHLDLVAKTRGIPAAENYFIDLPETSKNLRTYGALLNCYCKELMTEEAEALIEKMKELNLGLSSMSYNSLMTLYTKVGQPERIPAIIQEMKADNVMPDSYTYNVWMRALAAVNDISGVERVIEEMKRDGRVAANWTTYSNLASIYVDAGYFDKAEKALKELEKINANKDLFAFQFLITLYGRTGKLIEVYRIWRSLRLAFPKTANISYLNMIQVLVNLKDVPGAEKCFREWESGCSTYDIRVANVVISAYAKEGLVDKAEELKERARRRGAKPNSKTWEIFCDYYLKNGDVKLGVDCIANAVSAGRGNGQKWVPSPVIVGSLMAHFEQQKDVDGAEDLIEILKKAVDDVAVEVFESLIRTYAAAGRKSQLMRRRLKMENVEVSDDCQKLLEAICVE, encoded by the exons ATGGCGATGCCACAGTTATATGGGCGGACAAAAAGCGTGACAAAAAGATCAAAGAAGTACCTAGAAGAAGCACTGTATGTGAGGCTGTTCAAAGAAGGCAGCTCAGAGGTTAGTGTGAGACAACAGTTAAATCAGTTCCTCAAGAGCTCCAAGCGTGTCTTCAAATGGGAAGTTGGTGACACTATCAAGAAGCTTCGCAGTCGCAACCTTTATTACCCTGCTGTCAAG CTATCAGAAACTATGTCTAGTAGGGGCATGAATAAAACCGTCAGTGATCAAGCTATCCATCTTGATCTAGTTGCCAAAACTCGAGGCATACCTGCTGCAGAAAATTACTTCATTGATCTTCCTGAAACATCCAAGAACCTTCGAACATATGGAGCTCTTCTCAACTGTTACTGTAAAGAATTGATGACTGAAGAAGCAGAAGCTCTCATTGAAAAGATGAAGGAACTCAATCTTGGTTTGAGCTCCATGTCTTACAACAGCCTTATGACTCTCTACACAAAAGTGGGTCAGCCTGAAAGGATCCCAGCAATTATACAGGAAATGAAGGCTGACAATGTCATGCCAGATTCTTACACATACAATGTCTGGATGAGGGCTCTGGCAGCTGTAAATGATATTTCTGGTGTTGAAAGAGTGATCGAAGAGATGAAGAGGGATGGCCGAGTTGCTGCGAATTGGACAACATATAGCAACTTAGCCTCGATTTATGTTGATGCTGGATATTTTGATAAGGCAGAAAAGGCACTTAAGGAATTGGAGAAGATAAATGCAAACAAAGATCTTTTTGCTTTCCAGTTCCTGATTACTTTGTATGGTCGAACAGGAAAGTTGATTGAAGTTTATCGAATATGGCGTTCTTTGAGGCTGGCTTTTCCTAAAACTGCAAATATAAGCTATCTAAATATGATCCAGGTGCTGGTTAACTTGAAAGATGTACCTGGTGCAGAGAAGTGCTTCAGGGAATGGGAATCTGGGTGCTCAACATATGATATCAGGGTTGCAAATGTTGTCATCAGTGCATATGCCAAGGAAGGTTTGGTTGACAAGGCAGAGGAACTCAAGGAAAGGGCCCGCAGGAGAGGAGCCAAACCTAATTCTAAAACCTGGGAAATATTTTGtgattattatttgaaaaatgggGATGTCAAATTGGGTGTTGATTGTATAGCCAATGCGGTATCTGCTGGTAGAGGGAATGGTCAAAAGTGGGTGCCATCACCTGTGATTGTAGGGTCTTTGATGGCACATTTTGAGCAGCAGAAGGATGTAGATGGTGCAGAAGATCTTATTGAGATTTTGAAGAAGGCTGTAGATGATGTAGCTGTGGAGGTATTTGAGTCATTGATTAGAACTTATGCAGCTGCTGGAAGAAAAAGCCAATTGATGCGTCGCAGATTGAAGATGGAGAATGTGGAAGTGAGTGATGATTGTCAGAAGTTGCTTGAAGCAATATGTGTGGAGTAG